From the genome of Streptomyces sp. V2I9:
CAGCTCCAGGAAGTCGTGGTGCAGGCGCGCCACCGTGTCCAGGTCCCACCACCGGGCCACCGCCTCGCGGGTGGCGGTGAAACCGAGGTGCTCGCCGCGGAACAGGTCCACGTACGGGGCGAGTTCGAGCCGCTCCAGGGTGTGCCGGGTCTCCTCGTACAGCGCGGCCGGCGCGATCCACACCCCCGGTGCGGCCGTGCCGAAGCCCAGCCGGGCCAGCCGGGAGCGGAGCAGATGACGCTTGCTGCGCTCGGCCTCGGGCACGGAGAACACGGCGAGGACCCAGCCGTCGGACAGCCGGGGTACCGGCCGCCCGTAGATCCGCCGGTCCCCGTCGTCCAGCACCTGCCGGGCGCCCGGCGACAGCGCGTACCCCGCCGAACCGTCCGCCGAGCGGGCCGCCACCAGCAGCCCGCGCCGCTTCAGCCGGGAGACGCAGGAGCGTACGGACGGGGCGTCCACGCCCACCGCGTGCAGCAGGCGGATCAGCTCGGACACCGCGAACGGCGAACCGTCCGCCGGACGGCCGTACGCGCCGTAGAGCGAGACGATGAGGGAGCGGGGGGTGCGCAACTCTGCCACGTGATCACTCTAGAGCGGCTGGTCCCGGAGCAGGAACCGCTGGAGCTTGCCCGTCGCGGTGCGGGGCAGGGACGACTCGAAGGCGAAGACGCGCGGACACTTGTGCGGGGCGAGGCTGGCCTTCATATGGGCGCGGAGCGAGTCCGCGGTCTGCTCCGAGCCCTCCCGCAGCACCACGTGCGCCACCACGATCTCGCCGCGCAACGCGTCCGCCCGGCCCACCACGGCGGCCTCCGCGACCTCCGGATGACGCAGCAGGGCGTCCTCCACCTCGGGGCCGGCGATGTTGTAGCCGGAGGAGATGATCATGTCGTCGGCGCGGGCCACGTAGCGGAAGTAGCCGTCCGGTTCGCGGACGAAGGTGTCTCCGGTCATGTTCCAGCCGTGCCGGACGTACTCCGTCTGCCGCGGGTCGGCGAGATAGCGGCAGCCGACCGGGCCGCGCACGGCGAGCAGGCCCGGTTCGCCGTCCGGCCGCTCCACCCCGTGCTCGTCCACCACGCGGGCCTGCCAGCCCGGCACCGGCACACCCGTCAGGCCGGGGCGGATCGCGTCGTCGGCGGCCGAGATGAAGATGTGCAGCAGTTCGGTGGCCCCGATGCCGTTGATGATGCGCAGCCCCGTCGCCTCGTGCCACGCGTGCCAGGTCGCCGCCGGCAGGTTCTCCCCGGCCGACACGCAGCGCCGCAGCGCCGACAGGTCGTGGCCGGCGAGCTGTCCGAGCATCGTGCGGTAGGCGGTCGGCGCGGTGAACAGCACCGAGACCCGGTGCCGCTCCAGCGCGGGCAGCAGATGCTGCGGGCCCGCCTGTTCCAGCAGCAGCGCCGAGGCCCCGGCCCGCAGCGGGAAGACCAGCAGCCCGCCGAGACCGAAGGTGAAGCCGAGCGGCGGGCTGCCCGCGAACACGTCGTCGGGCGTGGGGCGCAGCACGTGCCGGGAGAAGGTGTCCGCGATCGCCAGGAGGTCCCGGTGCAGATGCATGCAGCCCTTGGGCCGCCCGGTGGTCCCCGAGGTGAACGCGATGAGGGCGACCTCGTCGGCCGCCGTGTCCACCGCCCGGAACGGACCGCTCCGCCCCTCCGCCAGCCGGGTCAGGTCCCCGGCACCGTCCCCGCCGAACAGCGTGATCCGCAGCCCTTCCACGTCCGCCTCCGCCAGATCCCGTACCGACCGGGCGTCGCACAGGGCGTGGCTGATCCGCGCCAGGGAGCAGACGGTGGCCAGCTCCGTCGCACGCGCCTGCGCCAGTACGGTGACGGCGACCGCGCCCGCCTTCATGACGGCGAGCCAGCAGGCGGCCAGCCATGGCGTGGTCGGCCCGCGCAGCAGCACCCGGTTGCCCGGCACCACGCCCAGGTCCTCCGTCAGCACGCGGGCGATCCGGTCCACCGTCTCCCGCAGTCCGCCGTAGCTCCAGACGCTTCCGTCCCCCGAGAGCAGCGCGGGACGGTCGGGACCGTGCTCCTCGACGGTGCGGTCCAGCAGCTCGTGGCCGCAGTTCAGCCGGTCGGGGTAGTGCGGCGCGGGATCCTCCAGGAGGAGCTCCGGCCACAGCTCCGGTGGCGGGAGGTGGTCGCGCGGGAAGGTGTCGACGTGGGCTCCGGGGACCGCCCCGGACGCTCCGGAATGCGCGCCGAGGACGCGTGCGGACGCGTCGTCGGCGGCTGTGGGCGTGCTCTGCGAGGAATTCGGCTCCATCAAGGATCGCCCCCTTGTCGCTTCTGGAGCGTATCGTTTGGGTGACGGTAGTCAACGGTCCGCGATAAGACGGCGACGCGCCATGTGCGACAGGGTCATCGAGACATGTACGGCGTCCACGGCATGTGCGGCATGGCGGTGACGCGACACGGCAGACACGCGACAAGAGAGGCGCCGCCATGACGGCATTCTCCCTCGAACCGGAACAAACCGCCTGGTGCGAGGAGCTGCGCACCCTCGCCGACCGGGAGCTGCGCCCGCTCGCGGAGCAGGGGGAGCCCGGCCGCGTCAACCGCCCGCTGCTGGGGGCCCTCGGGGATCTCGGCCTCCTCGGCCGGATGCTCGGCTCCGGGGCGCTGGACCTGTGCCTGCTGCGCGAGTCCCTGGCGCGGGGCTGTACCGAGGCCGAGACCGCCCTCGCCCTCCAGGGCCTCGGCGCCACCCCGATCGTCCAGGCGGGCACTCCCGGCCACCGCGAACGCTGGCTCCCCGAGGTCCGGGCCGGGCGCGCCGTCGCCGCGTTCGCGCTGAGCGAGCCGGGCGCGGGCTCCGACGCGGCGGCCCTCGGCCTGGCCGCCGAGCCCACCCCGGACGGCTGGGCGCTCACCGGCGAGAAGTGCTGGATCTCCAACGCCCCCGAGGCCGACTTCGCGGTGGTCTTCGCCCGCACGACCCCCGGCGCGGGCTCGCGGGGCATCACCGCGTTCCTGGTCCCCGCCGACCGCCCCGGCCTCACCGGCTCCGCCCTCGACATGCTCTCCCCGCACCCCATCGGCACCCTGGAGTTCGACGGCGTACCGGTCACCGCCGATGACGTGCTGGGCGAACCCGACCGGGGCTTCCGGGTCGCGATGAACACCCTCAACCTCTTCCGGCCCAGCGTCGGGGCGTTCGCCGTGGGCATGGCGCGCGCCGCTCTGGACGCGACCGTGGACCACACCGCCCACCGCACCGCGTTCGGCGGGCCGCTGAGCGACCTCCAGGCCGTCTCGCACCAGGTCGCCGAGATGGCCACCCGCACCGAGGCGGCCCGCCTCCTGGTGTACGCGGCGGCAGCGGCGTACGACGCGGGGGAGGACGGCGTACCGCGCCGCGCGGCGATGGCCAAGCTGTACGCCACCGAGACCGCGCAGTACGTCGTCGACACCGCCGTCCAGCTCCACGGGGCCCGTGCCCTGCGCCGGGGCCATCTGCTCGAACACCTCTACCGCGAGGTCCGCGCGCCGCGCATCTACGAGGGCGCGAGCGAGGTGCAGCGCGCCATCATCGCCAAGGAGCTGTACGCGCACGCCGCCCCGCAGCCGCTCACGCCCACACCCGAGCCACCCGCCGCGCGGCACCCGCTCCCGACCGGACCCGAGCGGTCCGCCCCGCCGACACCCCCCGCCGCCCACGGCCTGTCCGCCGCGACCCCGACCCAGGAGCCGCCCGTATGAGCCCGTCCCACCGGATCAACCCCGCCGAACTCTCCCCGCCCACCGGATTCAGCCACGCGGTCGTGGCCACCGGAGGGCACCTGGTCTTCCTCGCCGGGCAGACCGCACTCGACCCGCGGGGCACGGTGGTCGGGGACACCCTGCCCGGCCAGTTCGCCGTCGCGCTGGGCAACCTGCTCACCGCCCTCCACGCGGCCGGCGGCGCCCCCGCCGACCTCACCCGCGTCACCGTCTACGCCACCGACGTGGACGACTACCGCTCCCACGCCCCCGAGCTGGGCCGGATCTGGCGCAGGCTCGCCGGACGCGACTACCCGGCGATGGCGGTCATCGGGGTGGCCCGGCTCTGGGACGAGCAGGCGATGGTCGAGATCGACGGGATCGCGGTGCTGCCGTGAAGCCGTGATCCGCCGTTCCCGGTCCACGGCCCGCGCCGTCCAGGGCCGAAACACAGCGGTCCGGGGGGCACACGGCGTGCCGGTCGAGTGAAGCGGCTCAGGGGATATATCTGTATGAAGTGCCCTTTGCCCCGAATGTCCCACCCTCCCGACCGGACCCCGCGCCGTGATCGCGCTCATCGTCGCCCACTTCGCCCTGGCGGCCTGCGCGGGCCCGCTGGCCCACCGGCTGGGCCGGCGGGCGTTCGCCGTGCTCGCGCTGCCCCCGGCCGCCGCCACCGTCTGGGCCCTCACCCGCTGGAACACCGCCGCGTCCGGCGGCGCGGACACCTGGTCCTGGCAGTGGATCCCGGACTACGACGTCGCCCTGGCCCTGCGGCTCGACGCGCTGTCCGAGCTGATGGTGCTCCTCGCCGCCGGGGTCGGCGCGCTCGTCCTGCTCTACTGCGCCTCCTACTTCACCGACGACACCCCACAGCTGGGCCGCTTCGCCGGAAACCTCCTCGCCTTCGCCGGCGCGATGCTCGCCCTCGTCCTCGCCGACGACCTGATCACGCTCTACGTCTTCTGGGAGCTGACCACGGTCTTCTCCTACCTGCTGATCGGCCACGGCAGCGAACACCGGCACAGCCGCCGCTCCGCCCTCCAGGCCCTCGTCGTCACCACCCTCGGCGGACTCGCCATGCTCATCGGCTTCCTGATCATCGGTCAGGCCGCCGGTACGTACCGCATCTCCGCGATCGTCGCCGACCCGCCGGAGGCGACGCTCGCCGTCTCCGTCGCCGTCGCCCTCGTCCTGTGCGGGGCCCTGTCGAAGTCCGCGATCTGGCCGTTCTCCATGTGGCTGCCGAACGCCATGGCCGCCCCGACCCCCGTCAGTGCCTATCTGCACGCCGCCGCGATGGTCAAGGCCGGGGTCTACCTGGTCGCCCGGCTCGCCCCCGCCTTCGCCGACGTCCCCGTCTGGAAGCCCGTCGTCCTCGTCCTCGGCGGCGCGACCATGCTGCTCGGCGGCTGGCGGGCGCTGCGCCTGAACGACCTCAAACTCGTCCTCGCCTACGGCACCGTCAGCCAGCTCGGCTTCCTCACCCTGCTCGCCGGGACCGGCAACCGGAACGCCGCCCTCGCCGCCGCCGCGATGATCCTGGCCCACGCCCTCTTCAAGGCCCCGCTGTTCCTCGTCACCGGCATCGTCGACCACGCGACCGGCACCCGCGATCTGCGGCAGCTCTCCGGCGTCGGCCGCTCCCTGCCGTACACCGCCGCCGTCGCCGTGCTCGCCGCCGCCTCGATGGCCGCCCTCCCGCCACTGCTCGGCTTCGCCGCGAAGGAGGCCGCGTTCGAGGCGCTGCTGCACGGCTCGGCCGCCGAACGGTGGGCACTGGCCGTCGTCGTCACCGGGTCCGCGCTGACCACCGCGTACACCCTGCGGTTCGTCTGGGGCGCGTTCGCCCGCAAGCCCGGCCTCCCCGACACCCCCGTGCACCGCGTCGGGTGGGCCTTCCTCGCCCCGCCCGCCCTGCTCGCCGTCCTCGGCCTGGTCCTCGGCCCCGGCGTCGGCCTGACCGACCGGCTGCTGAGCGCGTACGCCGACACGTTCCCGGCCGACCCCCACCCGTACCACCTCGCCCTCTGGCACGGATTCGGGCTCGCCCTGCTGCTGTCCGCCCTCGCCTGGGCCGCGGGCGCCGTGCTCTTCCTCGGCCGCACGCGGGTCACCCGGATCTCCCGGCGGATCGCCTGGCCCACCGCCGACAGCGTCTTCGGCCATCTGCTGCTCGGGCAGGAACGACTCGCCCTCCAGGTCACCGGCTTCATCCAGCGCGGCTCCCTCTCCGTCTACCTGGCCACCACCCTCCTCGTCATGCTCGCCGGGCAGTTCGCCGTCCTCATGGTCGACACCCCCTGGGACGGAGCCGTACGCCCCCGGCTCTGGGACAACCCCCTCCAGGGCGCGGTCGCCGCCCTGACCTGCGTCGCCGCCCTGCTCTGCCTGACGGTCCGACGGCGCATGAAGGCCGTCGTCCTGGCCGGGCTGACCGGCTACGGCACCGCGCTGCTCTTCGTCGTCCAGGGGGCCCCCGACCTGGCACTCACCCAGTTCTGCGTCGAGACCGTCGCGATGATCGTCTTCGTCCTGGTGCTGCGCCGCATGCCCGTCCACTTCCAGGAGACCGTCTCCACCTGGCGGCGGGCCACCCGCGTCCCCGTGGCCCTCGCCGCCGCGGCCACCGTCGGCGTCGGCATGTGGGTCGCCGCCGCCGCGCGCACCGCCGAACCGGCCGGCGCCGCCATGGTCGAGGAGGTCGCCGACCACGGGCTCAAGGATGTCGTCGCCACCATCCTCGTCGACCTGCGCGCCTGGGACACGATGGGGGAGTCGGCCGTGCTGGCCGCCGCCGCGATCGGCGTCACCAGCCTCATCTACCTGCACCGCCGCAGCGAAGGCACCATGGCCCAGGAGGAGTTGCAGGGCCGCACCGCCTGGTCGCTGTCCGCGCGCCACTCCGCCCGGCTGCCGCAGGGCGACGACGTGGCCCCCGAACGCAGCTGGCTGGCCGCCGGGTCCACGCTCGCCCCCGAGCACCGCTCCATCGTCTTCGAAGTGGTGGCCCGACTGCTGTTCCACCCGATCCTGGTGCTCTCGGTCTATCTGCTGTTCTGCGCCGAGAGCCTGCCCGGCGGCGGGTTCGTCGCCGGACTCGTCGCCGGGCTCGCGATGATCACCCGCTATCTGGCGGGCGGCCGCTTCGAACTCGCCGAGGCCGCTCCCCTCCAGCCCGGACTCTTCACCGGCCTCGGCCTGTTCATCTCCACCGGCACCGGCCTCCTCGGCCTCGTGGACGGCACCGTCCTGCACGCCTTCACGTACCACGGCCACCTGCCGGTCTTCGGCGACTACCACCTGAGCACCGCGGTCCTCTTCGACTTCGGCGTCTACCTGCTGGTGCTCGGCGTCGTCCTGGACATCGTGCGCGCCCTCGGTGCCAAGGTCGACCGGCAGATCGAACGGGCGGCGGGCGTCCTCGCCCCCGAGGGCAGCCCCGAAGCGGGAGGGTCCCCCCGATGATCGTCAGCGCCTCGCTCGTCGCCACGGCCGTCGTCCTCTGCGCCGTCGGCGGCATCCTCATGCTCACCCGCCCGCTGACCCGCATCCTGCTCGGCGCCGTCATCGTCGGCAACGGCATCAACCTGCTGGTCCTCTCCTCCACCGGCCGGGCCGGTGC
Proteins encoded in this window:
- a CDS encoding RidA family protein; the protein is MSPSHRINPAELSPPTGFSHAVVATGGHLVFLAGQTALDPRGTVVGDTLPGQFAVALGNLLTALHAAGGAPADLTRVTVYATDVDDYRSHAPELGRIWRRLAGRDYPAMAVIGVARLWDEQAMVEIDGIAVLP
- a CDS encoding Na+/H+ antiporter subunit A; translation: MIALIVAHFALAACAGPLAHRLGRRAFAVLALPPAAATVWALTRWNTAASGGADTWSWQWIPDYDVALALRLDALSELMVLLAAGVGALVLLYCASYFTDDTPQLGRFAGNLLAFAGAMLALVLADDLITLYVFWELTTVFSYLLIGHGSEHRHSRRSALQALVVTTLGGLAMLIGFLIIGQAAGTYRISAIVADPPEATLAVSVAVALVLCGALSKSAIWPFSMWLPNAMAAPTPVSAYLHAAAMVKAGVYLVARLAPAFADVPVWKPVVLVLGGATMLLGGWRALRLNDLKLVLAYGTVSQLGFLTLLAGTGNRNAALAAAAMILAHALFKAPLFLVTGIVDHATGTRDLRQLSGVGRSLPYTAAVAVLAAASMAALPPLLGFAAKEAAFEALLHGSAAERWALAVVVTGSALTTAYTLRFVWGAFARKPGLPDTPVHRVGWAFLAPPALLAVLGLVLGPGVGLTDRLLSAYADTFPADPHPYHLALWHGFGLALLLSALAWAAGAVLFLGRTRVTRISRRIAWPTADSVFGHLLLGQERLALQVTGFIQRGSLSVYLATTLLVMLAGQFAVLMVDTPWDGAVRPRLWDNPLQGAVAALTCVAALLCLTVRRRMKAVVLAGLTGYGTALLFVVQGAPDLALTQFCVETVAMIVFVLVLRRMPVHFQETVSTWRRATRVPVALAAAATVGVGMWVAAAARTAEPAGAAMVEEVADHGLKDVVATILVDLRAWDTMGESAVLAAAAIGVTSLIYLHRRSEGTMAQEELQGRTAWSLSARHSARLPQGDDVAPERSWLAAGSTLAPEHRSIVFEVVARLLFHPILVLSVYLLFCAESLPGGGFVAGLVAGLAMITRYLAGGRFELAEAAPLQPGLFTGLGLFISTGTGLLGLVDGTVLHAFTYHGHLPVFGDYHLSTAVLFDFGVYLLVLGVVLDIVRALGAKVDRQIERAAGVLAPEGSPEAGGSPR
- a CDS encoding AMP-binding protein, with protein sequence MEPNSSQSTPTAADDASARVLGAHSGASGAVPGAHVDTFPRDHLPPPELWPELLLEDPAPHYPDRLNCGHELLDRTVEEHGPDRPALLSGDGSVWSYGGLRETVDRIARVLTEDLGVVPGNRVLLRGPTTPWLAACWLAVMKAGAVAVTVLAQARATELATVCSLARISHALCDARSVRDLAEADVEGLRITLFGGDGAGDLTRLAEGRSGPFRAVDTAADEVALIAFTSGTTGRPKGCMHLHRDLLAIADTFSRHVLRPTPDDVFAGSPPLGFTFGLGGLLVFPLRAGASALLLEQAGPQHLLPALERHRVSVLFTAPTAYRTMLGQLAGHDLSALRRCVSAGENLPAATWHAWHEATGLRIINGIGATELLHIFISAADDAIRPGLTGVPVPGWQARVVDEHGVERPDGEPGLLAVRGPVGCRYLADPRQTEYVRHGWNMTGDTFVREPDGYFRYVARADDMIISSGYNIAGPEVEDALLRHPEVAEAAVVGRADALRGEIVVAHVVLREGSEQTADSLRAHMKASLAPHKCPRVFAFESSLPRTATGKLQRFLLRDQPL
- a CDS encoding PaaX family transcriptional regulator C-terminal domain-containing protein → MAELRTPRSLIVSLYGAYGRPADGSPFAVSELIRLLHAVGVDAPSVRSCVSRLKRRGLLVAARSADGSAGYALSPGARQVLDDGDRRIYGRPVPRLSDGWVLAVFSVPEAERSKRHLLRSRLARLGFGTAAPGVWIAPAALYEETRHTLERLELAPYVDLFRGEHLGFTATREAVARWWDLDTVARLHHDFLELHEPVLRDWEASGETEDVPRPQAAYRDYLLALDSWRQLPYADPGLPAELLPEHWPGGRSAEVFGRLHERLRDAGERYVRG
- a CDS encoding acyl-CoA dehydrogenase family protein, giving the protein MTAFSLEPEQTAWCEELRTLADRELRPLAEQGEPGRVNRPLLGALGDLGLLGRMLGSGALDLCLLRESLARGCTEAETALALQGLGATPIVQAGTPGHRERWLPEVRAGRAVAAFALSEPGAGSDAAALGLAAEPTPDGWALTGEKCWISNAPEADFAVVFARTTPGAGSRGITAFLVPADRPGLTGSALDMLSPHPIGTLEFDGVPVTADDVLGEPDRGFRVAMNTLNLFRPSVGAFAVGMARAALDATVDHTAHRTAFGGPLSDLQAVSHQVAEMATRTEAARLLVYAAAAAYDAGEDGVPRRAAMAKLYATETAQYVVDTAVQLHGARALRRGHLLEHLYREVRAPRIYEGASEVQRAIIAKELYAHAAPQPLTPTPEPPAARHPLPTGPERSAPPTPPAAHGLSAATPTQEPPV